In Pochonia chlamydosporia 170 chromosome 3, whole genome shotgun sequence, the following are encoded in one genomic region:
- a CDS encoding ER glycosyl hydrolase (Edem) (similar to Neosartorya fischeri NRRL 181 XP_001262866.1), producing MFAVALWLVCALLPWEATSMRADHLAQLRQETVDMFYHGYSNYMKHAFPEDELRPLTCGALTRDRNDPTRIELNDALGNYSLTLIDSLSTLAILAGGPQDGSYTGPQALSDFQDGVAQFVHYYGDGRAGPSGIGARARGFDLDSKVQVFETVIRGLGGLLSAHLFAIGELPILGYDPKPSTAPENEDPLELAPIPWPNGLKYDGQLLRLALDLAERLLPAFYTQTGIPYPRVNLRYGIPFYVNSPLNRGPEELKDEEGRVEITETCSAGAGSLTLEFTVLSRLSGDPRFEHAAKRAFWEVWRRRSEIGLIGNGIDAEQGFWIGPHSGIGAGMDSFFEYAFKSHVLLSGQDMPNATMSRKQSTTNWLDPNSLHDPLPREMHSSDAFLQAWHQAHASVKRHIYTDRSHFPYYSNSHRATGQPYTMWIDSLGAFYPGLLALAGEVDEAIEANLVYTALWTRYSALPERWSIRENNVEPGIGWWPGRPEFIESTYHIYRATKDPWYLHVGEMVLKDIRRRCYAPCGWAGLQDVRTGEKQNRMESFFLGETTKYMYLLFDPDHPLNNLDAAYVFTTEGHPLVIPKQKNSNLGRSRTPASNSKEVSVSSYHKENFTNTCPAPPPVADPLTGSSTASRPDLFSVSRFTNLYNTPNLQGPVEEVLVHDEKKGLVTKYRATSNHTIFPWTLPPTMLPANGTCAAPPQRVISAIEFPATDATSSLISRFGASLAWHSYLGPTVKNLEGLRLQLEREFSDSRGEYIWKITHVGNTQLGRHETVFFHGEHVRHLKDDAFTCLRRKDVVDVELLVEVPRPPNSTSSATPENTSSPSPSSSSPSAFLSSNSSPDLDDADLGVFPSESLFKNLLRAVTSVFDPAETDTPESEPHDSMSAAFYTWQAYTSVGAGSYPVPSILDTPIPGGPTYNSADPLANFPWKAIYIADQACSSPLPESASRDHQIIIVRRGGCSFSEKVANIPAFVPRRDALQLVIVVDEADERGRHKDELPRPLLEAEQLTPKGMKRLHGVPLVLMRVGRGEYDLFGNALAVGMRRKYTIVSQGLIIDNAVVL from the exons ATGTTTGCCGTTGCGCTCTGGTTGGTATGCGCCTTGCTACCATGGGAAGCGACGTCAATGCGGGCGGACCACCTGGCGCAACTGCGCCAGGAAACGGTTGACATGTTCTATCACGGATACAGCAATTACATGAAGCATGCTTTCCCAGAAGATGAG TTGAGGCCACTTACATGTGGTGCCTTGACTCGAGATCGCAATGACCCAACCCGAATAGAGTTAAACGACGCCCTCGGCAACTATTCCCTGACCCTGATCGATAGCTTATCAACGCTCGCGATATTGGCAGGTGGCCCGCAGGATGGCTCCTATACTGGTCCTCAAGCTCTCAGCGATTTTCAAGACGGGGTTGCCCAGTTTGTTCATTACTATGGCGATGGCAGAGCTGGTCCATCTGGGATCGGGGCACGTGCCAGGGGATTCGACCTCGATAGCAAAGTCCAGGTGTTCGAGACGGTGATTAGAGGGCTGGGTGGTCTTCTGAGTGCGCATTTGTTTGCCATTGGAGAGCTTCCTATCCTAGGATACGATCCGAAACCTTCAACGGCCCCCGAAAACGAGGACCCGCTGGAGCTCGCTCCAATTCCATGGCCAAATGGACTTAAATACGACGGCCAGTTGCTGAGACTTGCTCTCGATCTCGCAGAAAGGCTGTTGCCAGCGTTCTACACCCAGACTGGAATCCCATACCCTAGGGTGAATCTTCGTTATGGTATTCCTTTTTATGTCAACTCGCCGCTCAACAGGGGACCGGAGGAGttgaaagatgaagaagggcgGGTAGAAATCACGGAAACTTGCAGTGCAGGCGCCGGCAGCTTGACACTGGAGTTTACGGTTCTCAGCCGCTTATCCGGTGATCCAAGATTCGAGCATGCGGCCAAGAGAGCTTTTTGGGAAGTTTGGCGACGAAGGAGTGAAATTGGCTTAATTGGTAACGGCATCGACGCAGAGCAAGGATTTTGGATTGGCCCTCACTCGGGTATTGGCGCGGGCATGGACAGTTTCTTCGAATATGCATTCAAGAGCCATGTTCTGCTCTCTGGCCAAGACATGCCCAATGCGACCATGTCTCGAAAGCAAAGCACGACAAATTGGTTGGATCCGAATTCTCTTCATGACCCTTTACCGCGTGAAATGCACTCGTCTGATGCTTTTCTGCAGGCGTGGCACCAGGCACATGCGTCTGTGAAGCGACACATTTACACAGACAGAAGCCACTTTCCTTATTATTCCAATTCTCACAGGGCCACGGGTCAGCCGTACACCATGTGGATTGACAGCCTCGGCGCGTTTTATCCTGGtcttttggctctggctggtgaagttgatgaagCTATTGAGGCAAATCTTGTGTACACGGCGCTGTGGACAAGATATTCGGCTTTGCCTGAGCGCTGGTCTATTCGGGAGAACAATGTCGAGCCAGGGATTGGTTGGTGGCCCGGGCGACCAGAATTCATAGAGTCAACGTACCACATCTATCGTGCGACCAAAGACCCCTGGTATCTCCACGTTGGTGAAATGGTGCTGAAGGACATACGCCGTCGGTGTTACGCACCTTGTGGTTGGGCGGGGTTGCAAGATGTTCGCACTGGAGAGAAGCAAAACCGCATGGAGAGTTTCTTCCTCGGCGAGACTACCAAGTACATGTATCTCTTGTTTGACCCAGACCATCCTCTGAACAACCTCGATGCAGCGTACGTCTTTACCACTGAAGGGCATCCTCTCGTCATACCGAAGCAGAAGAATAGCAACCTCGGCCGCTCAAGGACGCCAGCTAGCAACTCGAAAGAGGTATCAGTCTCCAGCTACCACAAGGAGAACTTTACCAATACCTGCCCGGCTCCTCCGCCGGTAGCTGATCCCCTGACGGGATCTTCCACCGCCTCCAGACCAGATTTGTTCAGCGTATCCCGGTTCACAAATCTCTACAACACGCCAAACCTTCAAGGACCTGTTGAGGAAGTTCTGGTACacgacgagaagaagggtTTAGTCACCAAATACCGTGCCACATCCAACCACACCATCTTTCCATGGACGCTTCCTCCCACCATGCTCCCAGCAAACGGGACCTGCGCTGCTCCGCCTCAACGCGTCATATCAGCAATCGAGTTCCCAGCCACCGATGCTACAAGCTCGCTGATTTCGAGATTCGGCGCCTCTCTTGCATGGCATAGCTACCTTGGCCCTACAGTCAAGAATCTCGAGGGTCTTCGGCTACAGCTCGAGCGAGAATTCAGCGATTCCCGTGGCGAATATATCTGGAAGATAACCCATGTGGGCAACACCCAGCTTGGCCGTCACGAAACAGTCTTTTTCCACGGAGAGCATGTCCGCCACCTCAAGGACGATGCATTTACCTGTTTGCGACGCAAAGAcgtggttgatgttgaacTCCTCGTTGAGGTGCCGCGCCCGCCAAATTCCACCTCGTCCGCCACCCCTGAAAATACCAGctcaccatcgccatcatcatcatcaccatccgcCTTTCTctccagcaacagcagcccTGACCTCGACGACGCCGATCTGGGCGTCTTCCCGTCCGAGTCTCTATTCAAGAACCTCCTACGGGCAGTGACCTCCGTTTTCGATCCCGCAGAAACAGATACCCCCGAGTCAGAACCGCACGACTCCATGTCCGCAGCATTTTACACCTGGCAGGCATATACTTCCGTCGGTGCCGGATCCTACCCCGTCCCCTCAATCCTCGATACCCCTATCCCCGGTGGACCGACATACAACTCGGCCGACCCCCTGGCGAACTTCCCCTGGAAAGCAATCTACATAGCTGACCAGGCCTGCTCCAGCCCTCTCCCGGAATCCGCATCCAGAGACCACCAAATCATCATCGTAAGGCGAGGCGGTTGCTCCTTCAGCGAAAAGGTAGCAAACATACCGGCCTTTGTGCCGCGCCGAGACGCTCTACAGCTGGTAATCGTTGTAGATGAAGCCGATGAGCGTGGTCGGCACAAGGACGAGCTACCTCGGCCGTTGCTGGAAGCGGAACAACTCACGCCAAAGGGGATGAAGAGACTACATGGTGTGCCGTTGGTGCTGATGCGCGTTGGACGAGGAGAATACGACTTGTTTGGAAATGCGCTGGCTGTCGGCATGAGGAGGAAGTACACCATTGTGAGTCAGGGACTTATTATTGACAATGCGGTGGTGTTATAG